A genomic region of Vitis vinifera cultivar Pinot Noir 40024 chromosome 7, ASM3070453v1 contains the following coding sequences:
- the LOC100244116 gene encoding BTB/POZ domain-containing protein SR1IP1: MVDLQQEGIAPTTVNMSSKKKELLSTAMKRTSEWIFSQEIPSDVTVHAGEVSFSLHKFPLVSKCGYIRKLVSESSDADLSVIEVHDVPGGAEAFELAAKFCYGINFEISTENIAMLRCVAEYLEMTEDYSVGNLVGRAEAYLNEVALKSLAGAVTILHLSEALLPMAEKVKVVSRCIDAIAYIACKESQFSMSGRVESGTDLLNSSLVSHPKHIVDWWAEDLIVLRIDIFQRVLIAMMARGFKQYALGPILMLYAQKSLRGLEVFGKGRKKIEPKQEHEKRVILETIVSLLPREKNAMSVSFLSMLLRAAIYLETTVACRLDLEKRMGLQLGQAVLDDLLIPSFSFTGDLLFDVDTVQRIMMNYLECETNGNPFSYKADEEYVSPPPSDLERVGKLMESYLAEIASDRNLNVSKFISLAELLPEQSRVKEDGMYRAIDIYLKAHPSLSDMEKKKVCSLMDCQKLSREACAHAAQNDRLPVQTVVQVLYYEQQRLRDVMNGSLMGGESPAIPPKSNLFSNDLHPVSDELLSLRRENEDLKLELMKMKMRLKEIEKSAVPSGVPTSLPSAYSSILQSAASSPRNTPPSADKPPLPRKSFMNSVSKRLGRLYPFVRADGVAPDGKARTKPSRDRRHSIS, from the exons ATGGTGGATCTTCAGCAGGAGGGTATTGCACCTACCACTGTTAATATGTCTTCTAAGAAGAAGGAACTTCTTTCCACAGCCATGAAGAGAACAAGTGAATG GATTTTCTCCCAAGAGATTCCCAGCGATGTCACTGTGCATGCTGGAGAAGTTTCCTTTTCATTGCACAAG TTTCCACTAGTTTCAAAGTGTGGGTACATAAGGAAATTGGTATCAGAGTCTAGCGATGCTGATCTTTCTGTGATAGAAGTGCATGATGTTCCGGGTGGGGCAGAAGCATTCGAACTTGCAGCAAAGTTTTGTTATGGAATAAATTTTGAGATAAGCACAGAAAACATAGCTATGCTTCGATGTGTGGCAGAGTATCTGGAGATGACAGAGGATTATTCTGTGGGAAACCTAGTGGGAAGAGCAGAGGCTTACTTGAATGAAGTGGCACTTAAGAGCCTTGCAGGAGCAGTTACCATTTTGCATCTGTCTGAAGCTCTCCTCCCAATGGCTGAGAAAGTAAAAGTGGTGAGCCGATGTATAGATGCAATAGCATATATAGCCTGCAAGGAAAGCCAATTTAGTATGTCAGGTAGGGTGGAGAGTGGGACTGATCTTCTCAATTCTTCATTAGTATCTCACCCAAAGCACATTGTAGATTGGTGGGCTGAAGATTTAATTGTTCTTAGAATCGACATCTTCCAAAGGGTTCTAATTGCAATGATGGCCAGAGGGTTTAAACAATATGCACTTGGTCCAATACTCATGCTATATGCACAAAAATCCCTTCGAGGTTTG GAAGTATTTGGAAAGGGGAGGAAGAAAATTGAACCAAAGCAAGAACATGAAAAACGGGTTATTTTAGAGACAATAGTGAGTCTTCTACCAAGAGAGAAGAATGCCATGTCAGTTAGCTTTCTTTCTATGCTGCTTCGTGCTGCAATATATCTTGAGACAACGGTTGCTTGCCGGCTTGATTTAGAGAAGAGGATGGGCTTGCAACTAGGACAAGCTGTCTTAGATGATCTCTTGATTCCTTCGTTTTCCTTTACCGGGGACTTGTTGTTTGATGTAGACACCGTTCAGAGAATTATGATGAACTATCTTGAGTGTGAAACTAATGGAAACCCTTTCAGTTACAAAGCAGATGAGGAATATGTTTCTCCTCCTCCAAGTGACCTGGAGCGGGTGGGGAAGCTCATGGAGAGCTATCTTGCTGAAATAGCCTCAGACCGGAACTTAAATGTTTCAAAGTTCATCAGTCTTGCTGAACTACTCCCAGAACAATCCAGGGTGAAAGAGGATGGGATGTATAGAGCCATAGACATCTACTTAAAG GCTCATCCTTCTTTAAGTGATATGGAGAAAAAGAAGGTCTGCAGCTTGATGGATTGCCAGAAGCTATCTCGAGAGGCCTGTGCTCATGCTGCTCAGAATGATAGGCTACCGGTTCAAACTGTGGTTCAAGTGCTTTACTATGAGCAACAACGCCTGCGAGATGTTATGAATGGCAGCCTCATGGGTGGGGAATCCCCTGCTATTCCACCCAAATCGAATCTATTCTCCAATGATCTCCACCCAGTTTCAGATGAGCTCTTGAGCTTAAGAAGGGAAAATGAGGATCTCAAACTAGAgctcatgaaaatgaaaatgagattgaaagaaattgagaaaTCAGCCGTTCCATCAGGAGTTCCAACTTCACTTCCATCAGCATATTCATCAATACTTCAATCTGCAGCGAGCAGTCCAAGAAACACCCCGCCATCTGCTGATAAACCTCCTTTGCCTCGAAAATCATTTATGAACTCGGTGTCAAAAAGACTTGGGCGCCTTTACCCCTTTGTGCGTGCTGATGGAGTAGCTCCTGATGGCAAAGCTCGGACGAAACCCAGCAGAGACAGGCGGCATTCAATATCTTGA
- the LOC100254381 gene encoding ribonuclease III domain-containing protein RNC1, chloroplastic — MELSSPFIHRQKPNPYSCLTPDLSFSSSFSPFPLQIDLKNSKSTNPTSLKFRILAVAVDPKELPQNSPQRLLKELAERKKITSPKKKFPPKRFILKPPLDDARLARRFLNSPQLSLKSFPLLSSCLPSSRLNNADKAWIDEYLLEAKQALGYPLEPSDQYGDDNPAKQFDALLYLAFQHPSCDRANARHVRSGHSRLWFLGQYVLELAFAEYFLQRYPRESPAPMRERVFELIGKRNLPQWIKAASLQNLVFPFDDMDRLIRKEREPPVKSVFWALFGAIYLCYGMPEVYRVLFEVFGMDPEHEDCQPKLRRQLEDVDYVSVEFENNKLSWQDVAAYKPPEDALFAHPRLFRACVPPGMHRFRGNIWDYDCRPQVMHALGYPLPVTDRIPDITKARNIELGLGLQLCFLHPSKHKFEHPRFCYERLEYVGQKIQDIVMAERLLMKHLDAPGKWLQEKHRRLLMNKFCGRYLRDKYLHRFIIYSEQVQDSYEHNRRLRNPATTAVQQAIHGLSYLVYGKPDVRRLMFEVFDFEQIQPKPVLRS; from the exons ATGGAACTCTCGTCTCCCTTCATACACCGCCAAAAACCAAATCCATACTCATGCCTAACACCTGACCTTTCTTTCTCATCCTCATTTTCTCCATTCCCACTTCAAATTGACCTCAAAAATTCCAAAAGCACAAACCCCACATCGCTAAAATTTCGCATTCTCGCCGTTGCTGTAGACCCCAAAGAACTCCCCCAAAACAGTCCTCAGAGGCTCCTCAAAGAGCTTGCGGAGCGTAAGAAAATCACATCCCCGAAGAAAAAGTTTCCCCCTAAGAGGTTCATTCTAAAACCCCCATTAGATGACGCCAGATTAGCACGAAGGTTTCTCAATAGCCCACAATTATCCCTCAAATCATTCCCTTTATTGAGTTCTTGTTTACCGTCATCGCGGCTTAACAATGCCGATAAAGCTTGGATAGACGAATACTTGCTTGAAGCCAAGCAAGCCCTGGGGTACCCACTGGAGCCGTCCGACCAGTATGGGGATGATAATCCGGCTAAGCAATTTGATGCCTTGTTGTACTTGGCGTTTCAGCATCCGTCGTGTGACAGGGCGAATGCTCGCCATGTGAGGTCGGGGCATTCAAGGCTGTGGTTTTTGGGGCAGTATGTGCTTGAACTGGCGTTTGCAGAGTATTTCTTGCAGAGATATCCGAGGGAGTCGCCGGCTCCGATGAGGGAAAGGGTGTTTGAATTGATTGGAAAGAGGAATCTTCCCCAGTGGATCAAAGCAGCTAGCTTGCAGAATTTGGTATTTCCGTTTGATGACATGGACAGGTTGATTCGGAAGGAGCGCGAGCCTCCTGTGAA GTCTGTGTTCTGGGCTTTGTTTGGGGCAATATATTTATGTTATGGAATGCCAGAAGTATACCGTGTTCTTTTTGAAGTATTTGGAATGGACCCAGAACATGAGGACTGCCAGCCAAAGTTGAGGAGACAGCTTGAAGATGTAGATTATGTTTCTGTGGAATTTGAAAACAACAAGCTCAGTTGGCAAGATGTTGCTGCCTATAAG CCTCCTGAAGATGCTCTTTTTGCACATCCAAGACTTTTCAGGGCATGTGTTCCACCAGGTATGCATCGGTTCCGTGGAAACATATGGGATTACGACTGCAGACCCCAAGTTATGCATGCACTGGGTTATCCTTTACCTGTAACTGATAGAATTCCAGATATTACTAAAGCAAGGAACATTGAACTTGGACTTGGCCTACAg CTTTGCTTCTTGCACCCTTCGAAACACAAATTTGAGCATCCTCGCTTCTGCTATGAGCGATTGGAATACGTTGGCCAAAAGATCCAG GATATTGTGATGGCTGAGAGGTTGCTCATGAAGCATCTTGATGCTCCTGGGAAGTGGCTACAGGAGAAGCACCGCCGCCTTCTTATGAACAAGTTCTGCGGGAGGTACTTGAGGGACAAGTATCTCCACCGCTTTATCATCTACTCTGAACAGGTTCAGGACTCGTATGAACACAATCGAAGACTAAGGAACCCAGCCACGACTGCTGTTCAACAAGCCATTCATGGCCTCTCCTACCTTGTATATGGGAAACCAGACGTAAGACGCCTCATGTTTGAGGTTTTTGATTTCGAGCAAATCCAACCCAAACCTGTATTAAGATCTTAG
- the LOC100259500 gene encoding casein kinase II subunit alpha-2 isoform X1 yields MKDAHTPLVPLFPLLLVCALVALRAPLALPPNLRPHSSPPIPDNKIITPIVDTSKARLKLQLSEISSSDVAPMSKARVYADVNVLRPKDYWDYESLTVQWGDQDDYEVVRKVGRGKYSEVFEGINVNSNERCIIKILKPVKKKKIKREIKILQNLCGGPNVVKLLDIVRDQHSKTPSLIFEYVNSTDFKVLYPTLTDYDIRYYIYELLKALDYCHSQGIMHRDVKPHNVMIDHELRKLRLIDWGLAEFYHPGKEYNVRVASRYFKGPELLVDLQDYDYSLDMWSLGCMFAGMIFRKEPFFYGHDNHDQLVKIAKVLGTDELNAYLNKYRLELDPQLDALVGRHSRKPWSKFIHADNQHLVSPEAIDFLDKLLRYDHQDRLTAREAMTCTHEGNSHVFLPRKGVKKEKKIFGKLHKLCLMIRTIA; encoded by the exons ATGAAAGATGCGCACACCCCCCTCGTCCCACTTTTTCCTCTCTTGCTAGTGTGCGCCCTCGTGGCTTTGCGTGCGCCGCTTGCGCTACCTCCTAACCTACGCCCACACTCATCTCCTCCTATCCCCGACAACAAGATCATCACACCCATCGTCGATACTTCCAAGGCCAGGCTCAAGCTCCAACTTTCCGAGATCTCTTCATCCGACGTCGCTCCCATGTCCAAAGCTCGAGTCTACGCCGACGTCAACGTTCTTCGCCCCAAAGATTACTGGGATTACGAATCTCTCACCGTTCAGTGGGG TGATCAGGATGACTATGAGGTTGTTCGGAAAGTTGGAAGGGGAAAATACAGCGAGGTTTTTGAAGGCATAAATGTTAATAGCAACGAGCGATGCATAATCAAGATCCTCAAGCCTGTTAAGAAAAAGAAG ATAAAGAGGGAGATAAAAATACTTCAGAACCTTTGTGGGGGCCCAAATGTCGTCAAGCTGCTTGATATTGTCAGAGACCAGCATTCAAAAACTCCTAGCTTGATATTTGAGTATGTGAACAGTACAGATTTCAAAGTTTTGTACCCCACTCTGACCGATTATGACATACGCTACTACATATATGAGCTTCTCAAG GCATTAGATTACTGTCATTCACAAGGAATAATGCACAGAGATGTCAAGCCTCACAATGTTATGATAGACCATGAGTTGCGAAAACTTAGACTGATTGATTGGGGTCTTGCTGAATTCTACCATCCTGGCAAAGAATATAATGTTCGTGTTGCTTCTCG ATACTTTAAGGGGCCAGAACTTCTTGTTGATTTGCAAGATTATGATTATTCTTTGGATATGTGGAGCCTTGGTTGCATGTTTGCGGGAATG ATCTTTCGCAAGGAACCATTCTTTTATGGTCATGACAATCATGATCAGCTTGTCAAGATTGCCAAG GTACTTGGTACAGATGAGTTAAATGCATATCTGAACAAATATCGTTTAGAGCTCGATCCTCAACTTGATGCTCTTGTTGGGAG GCACAGCAGAAAGCCGTGGTCCAAATTTATCCATGCAGACAATCAGCATCTAGTTTCTCCAGAG GCCATTGATTTTCTTGATAAGCTCCTTCGATATGATCATCAGGACAGGCTGACAGCAAGAGAGGCAATG
- the LOC100259500 gene encoding casein kinase II subunit alpha-2 isoform X2: protein MKDAHTPLVPLFPLLLVCALVALRAPLALPPNLRPHSSPPIPDNKIITPIVDTSKARLKLQLSEISSSDVAPMSKARVYADVNVLRPKDYWDYESLTVQWGDQDDYEVVRKVGRGKYSEVFEGINVNSNERCIIKILKPVKKKKIKREIKILQNLCGGPNVVKLLDIVRDQHSKTPSLIFEYVNSTDFKVLYPTLTDYDIRYYIYELLKALDYCHSQGIMHRDVKPHNVMIDHELRKLRLIDWGLAEFYHPGKEYNVRVASRYFKGPELLVDLQDYDYSLDMWSLGCMFAGMIFRKEPFFYGHDNHDQLVKIAKVLGTDELNAYLNKYRLELDPQLDALVGRHSRKPWSKFIHADNQHLVSPEAIDFLDKLLRYDHQDRLTAREAMAHPYFFQVRAAESSRMRTQ from the exons ATGAAAGATGCGCACACCCCCCTCGTCCCACTTTTTCCTCTCTTGCTAGTGTGCGCCCTCGTGGCTTTGCGTGCGCCGCTTGCGCTACCTCCTAACCTACGCCCACACTCATCTCCTCCTATCCCCGACAACAAGATCATCACACCCATCGTCGATACTTCCAAGGCCAGGCTCAAGCTCCAACTTTCCGAGATCTCTTCATCCGACGTCGCTCCCATGTCCAAAGCTCGAGTCTACGCCGACGTCAACGTTCTTCGCCCCAAAGATTACTGGGATTACGAATCTCTCACCGTTCAGTGGGG TGATCAGGATGACTATGAGGTTGTTCGGAAAGTTGGAAGGGGAAAATACAGCGAGGTTTTTGAAGGCATAAATGTTAATAGCAACGAGCGATGCATAATCAAGATCCTCAAGCCTGTTAAGAAAAAGAAG ATAAAGAGGGAGATAAAAATACTTCAGAACCTTTGTGGGGGCCCAAATGTCGTCAAGCTGCTTGATATTGTCAGAGACCAGCATTCAAAAACTCCTAGCTTGATATTTGAGTATGTGAACAGTACAGATTTCAAAGTTTTGTACCCCACTCTGACCGATTATGACATACGCTACTACATATATGAGCTTCTCAAG GCATTAGATTACTGTCATTCACAAGGAATAATGCACAGAGATGTCAAGCCTCACAATGTTATGATAGACCATGAGTTGCGAAAACTTAGACTGATTGATTGGGGTCTTGCTGAATTCTACCATCCTGGCAAAGAATATAATGTTCGTGTTGCTTCTCG ATACTTTAAGGGGCCAGAACTTCTTGTTGATTTGCAAGATTATGATTATTCTTTGGATATGTGGAGCCTTGGTTGCATGTTTGCGGGAATG ATCTTTCGCAAGGAACCATTCTTTTATGGTCATGACAATCATGATCAGCTTGTCAAGATTGCCAAG GTACTTGGTACAGATGAGTTAAATGCATATCTGAACAAATATCGTTTAGAGCTCGATCCTCAACTTGATGCTCTTGTTGGGAG GCACAGCAGAAAGCCGTGGTCCAAATTTATCCATGCAGACAATCAGCATCTAGTTTCTCCAGAG GCCATTGATTTTCTTGATAAGCTCCTTCGATATGATCATCAGGACAGGCTGACAGCAAGAGAGGCAATG